In Meiothermus ruber DSM 1279, the following proteins share a genomic window:
- a CDS encoding DUF721 domain-containing protein, whose product MSKARSSAEIVAQILRQKGLSSGVRRGQALALWPEIAGPALSELTEAERLEDGVLFVRVVDAVVAHQLTYLREEFLRRYQEKQPGLVQELRFLVGAEKKARPKEKPKTLPRLDPKEEARLQELAKRSPQDLQGVILRAGRAILQRQKGNPHPPCPICGAPSPVHPCKSCQRLLDAPTVQREATHLTRFPLRARLEGEPLQAARYLAQQKLEAQLRDLLPQVIQQPELMPILQDTARRYLQLRTGEQEVRSHRHLLPDTLASLLKEV is encoded by the coding sequence ATGTCCAAGGCTCGTTCATCTGCCGAGATTGTCGCCCAAATTTTGCGCCAGAAAGGGCTGAGCAGCGGGGTTCGGCGAGGCCAGGCCCTGGCGCTGTGGCCCGAGATTGCCGGGCCGGCCCTGAGCGAGCTCACCGAGGCGGAGCGCCTGGAAGACGGGGTGCTGTTCGTGCGGGTGGTCGATGCGGTGGTGGCCCACCAGCTTACCTACCTGCGGGAGGAGTTCCTCAGGCGCTACCAGGAGAAGCAGCCCGGACTGGTACAGGAGCTGCGCTTCTTGGTGGGAGCCGAGAAAAAAGCCAGGCCCAAAGAAAAGCCAAAAACCCTACCCAGGCTAGACCCCAAAGAAGAAGCCCGGCTGCAAGAGTTGGCCAAGCGCTCCCCGCAAGACCTCCAGGGGGTGATTCTCCGGGCTGGCAGGGCCATACTGCAAAGGCAGAAAGGCAACCCTCACCCGCCATGCCCCATCTGCGGCGCGCCCAGTCCGGTGCATCCTTGCAAATCCTGCCAGAGGCTGCTGGATGCGCCTACTGTGCAACGCGAGGCAACACACCTGACCCGTTTTCCCCTACGAGCGCGCCTCGAGGGCGAGCCCCTGCAGGCCGCTCGCTACCTGGCCCAGCAGAAGCTCGAGGCCCAGCTACGCGACCTGCTACCCCAGGTGATCCAGCAGCCCGAGCTGATGCCCATCCTGCAAGACACCGCCCGGCGTTACCTGCAGCTTCGCACCGGTGAACAGGAGGTTCGAAGCCACCGCCACCTGCTACCCGATACCCTGGCCTCGCTGCTCAAAGAAGTATGA
- a CDS encoding sulfite exporter TauE/SafE family protein, with the protein MELSPQSWAVALLAAWLVGASKAGLSGAVTIAVVLFASIIPAREATGALLPVLICADFIAVSMLRNNVRWQALMRIFPWTAVGVGLGTLMLYFSNDAQVQRVIGAIVAGMTLYQLYRKARNLNDVMVSRHPAFALSMGVAAGFTTMVANAAGPFVLIYMLAMRMGKLEVVGSIAWYFLVVNLFKVPFAVGLGLITWESLAFNLWLTPAVVLGALAGRRLLNHIPQSTFEWMALLLALLGGLRLLLA; encoded by the coding sequence GTGGAACTCAGCCCCCAGTCCTGGGCGGTGGCCCTGCTGGCCGCCTGGCTGGTGGGTGCTTCCAAGGCCGGTCTATCGGGTGCGGTGACCATTGCCGTGGTTTTATTCGCCAGCATTATTCCGGCGCGCGAGGCCACCGGCGCTTTGCTACCGGTGCTGATCTGCGCCGACTTTATCGCTGTCAGCATGCTGCGCAACAACGTGCGCTGGCAAGCGCTCATGCGAATTTTCCCCTGGACAGCGGTGGGGGTGGGCCTGGGCACATTGATGCTTTACTTTAGCAACGACGCGCAGGTGCAGCGGGTGATCGGGGCCATTGTGGCCGGCATGACCCTGTATCAGCTATACCGCAAGGCCCGCAATCTAAACGACGTGATGGTTTCCCGCCACCCCGCCTTTGCGCTCAGCATGGGCGTGGCGGCTGGTTTTACCACCATGGTAGCCAACGCGGCAGGGCCTTTTGTGCTCATCTATATGCTGGCTATGCGGATGGGGAAGCTCGAGGTGGTGGGCAGCATCGCCTGGTATTTCCTGGTGGTCAACCTGTTCAAGGTGCCTTTTGCGGTAGGCCTGGGCCTTATCACCTGGGAGTCGCTTGCCTTTAACCTGTGGCTAACCCCCGCGGTGGTGCTGGGGGCCCTGGCAGGCCGCCGGCTGCTAAACCACATCCCGCAAAGCACCTTCGAGTGGATGGCGCTCTTGCTGGCCCTGCTGGGGGGCCTGCGGCTGCTCCTGGCCTAG
- the recF gene encoding DNA replication/repair protein RecF (All proteins in this family for which functions are known are DNA-binding proteins that assist the filamentation of RecA onto DNA for the initiation of recombination or recombinational repair.), translated as MRLLRLRQKNFRNLFTPVFAPGPGLTTVVGGNAQGKTNLLEAIELALGGELRNGLAERIAFGQGEAWLHAEIETQFGNSRLEVKLSREGREHRLNEAPASLRELAQLPGAVLLGPDDLELVLGPPEERRRFLDVLLSRFSARYRSMLSQYNRALQQRNAVLKSGFRPTSRGQGEGAPSSTRASIGIWNHELVKYGSEILSLRRRMLAKLTPLAREAYRELAPGELNLELSETTDPDRFLQTLEDNLQDDLQRGATSVGPHRDDLVILLEGREAARFGSRGECRSIALALRLAEHRLLWQHYEEAPLLLVDEWHSELDNRRRGALLAYAQSLPQAILAGLETPGTGAVIEIEAGVWSV; from the coding sequence GTGCGTCTGTTGCGCTTGCGGCAAAAAAACTTCCGAAACCTTTTCACCCCAGTTTTCGCGCCGGGGCCGGGCCTGACCACCGTGGTGGGGGGGAATGCCCAGGGCAAGACCAACCTGCTCGAGGCCATCGAGCTGGCCCTGGGTGGTGAGCTACGCAATGGCCTGGCCGAACGCATCGCCTTCGGCCAGGGAGAGGCCTGGCTACATGCCGAGATCGAGACCCAGTTTGGCAACAGCCGCCTGGAGGTAAAGCTGAGCCGCGAAGGCCGCGAGCACCGGCTCAACGAGGCCCCGGCCTCGCTGCGGGAGCTGGCCCAGCTGCCCGGTGCGGTGCTGCTGGGCCCCGACGACCTCGAGCTGGTGCTGGGCCCCCCGGAGGAACGCCGCCGGTTTCTGGATGTGCTGCTCTCACGCTTCTCGGCCCGCTACCGCTCAATGCTCAGCCAGTACAACCGGGCTTTGCAGCAGCGCAATGCCGTGCTAAAGAGTGGCTTTCGTCCGACCTCCAGGGGACAGGGCGAGGGTGCACCCAGCTCAACAAGGGCCTCCATCGGCATCTGGAACCATGAACTGGTCAAGTATGGCAGCGAAATTCTTAGCCTGCGCCGCCGAATGCTGGCCAAGCTCACCCCCCTGGCCCGCGAGGCCTACCGCGAGCTGGCTCCGGGCGAACTGAACCTGGAGCTGTCTGAGACCACCGACCCGGATCGCTTTTTGCAAACCCTGGAGGATAACCTGCAAGACGACCTCCAGCGCGGGGCCACCAGCGTGGGGCCCCACCGCGATGATCTGGTTATTCTGCTCGAAGGGCGCGAGGCCGCCCGCTTTGGTAGCCGGGGCGAGTGCCGTAGCATCGCGCTGGCCCTCCGCCTGGCCGAACACCGCCTGCTCTGGCAACACTACGAGGAGGCCCCACTGCTGCTGGTAGACGAGTGGCACAGCGAGCTGGACAACCGCCGGCGCGGGGCCTTGCTGGCTTATGCCCAGAGCCTGCCACAGGCCATCCTGGCCGGCCTGGAAACCCCCGGCACCGGGGCCGTGATCGAGATTGAAGCCGGGGTGTGGAGCGTATGA
- a CDS encoding EamA family transporter, with protein MSPELLAVSFALLSAISWGAGDFSGGVAARRLNPYLIALLVHATGLLLFTLLALLRGEAFQAQDVPWSLGAGLAGCAGLVFLYRAFEAGQMGLAAPVAGVVGAGLAALVGFVLEGHPTPSQLLGFGVGLLGVWLAARPDGASGPSRGLIYAFLAGLGFGGYFTLIHQVEGLFWPSALAKLTATTLMLGLVGGLGLLRREARLVTSLGLVGLAGLLDAGGNLLFLVAAQTGRLDVAAVISSLYPAFTTVLAWALLRERLGQGQVMGVVLSLAAIALIAAG; from the coding sequence ATGAGTCCCGAACTGCTCGCGGTTTCTTTTGCGCTGCTTTCGGCCATCTCGTGGGGCGCAGGCGACTTTAGCGGAGGGGTGGCGGCCCGCCGGCTCAACCCCTACCTGATTGCTTTGCTGGTGCATGCCACCGGTTTGCTGCTTTTTACTCTGCTGGCCCTGCTGCGCGGGGAGGCCTTTCAGGCGCAGGATGTGCCCTGGAGCCTGGGCGCAGGGCTGGCGGGCTGTGCAGGGCTGGTGTTTCTGTACCGGGCTTTCGAGGCCGGGCAGATGGGGCTGGCGGCCCCCGTGGCCGGGGTGGTGGGGGCCGGGCTGGCGGCCCTGGTGGGGTTTGTGCTCGAGGGCCATCCCACGCCATCCCAGCTCCTGGGCTTTGGGGTGGGTCTGCTGGGCGTCTGGCTGGCGGCGCGTCCCGATGGTGCTTCTGGCCCCTCGAGGGGGCTGATCTACGCCTTCCTGGCGGGTCTGGGGTTTGGGGGGTATTTCACCCTGATTCACCAGGTAGAGGGCCTGTTCTGGCCCTCGGCCCTGGCCAAGCTCACCGCCACCACCCTGATGCTCGGGCTGGTGGGGGGGCTGGGTCTCTTGCGGCGGGAGGCCAGGCTGGTCACCAGCCTGGGTCTGGTGGGCCTGGCCGGACTCCTGGACGCCGGGGGCAACCTGCTTTTTCTGGTCGCGGCCCAGACCGGGCGGCTGGACGTGGCCGCCGTGATCTCCTCGCTATACCCCGCCTTTACCACTGTGCTGGCCTGGGCGCTGCTGCGAGAACGGCTGGGCCAGGGCCAGGTGATGGGGGTGGTGCTTTCGCTGGCGGCCATCGCCCTCATCGCCGCCGGTTAG
- a CDS encoding GNAT family N-acetyltransferase, with product MQGMGFAIRPYEPADLPQLYRVCLLTGDSGADASGLYRDASLLGHFYAAPYAVHEPDLVFVLTDLEGVCGYVLGCCDSLEFAAWMESVWLPPLRQKYPLPLEADTSRDAAMIRLIHKGYVPSSLADTYPAHLHIDLLPRAQGQGQGRKLMEVFLERLRRLGVPGVHLGVGRRNLGAVAFYERMGFTRLQTFSWGYEYGLKL from the coding sequence ATGCAAGGCATGGGTTTCGCCATCCGCCCCTATGAGCCGGCCGATCTGCCGCAGCTTTACCGGGTCTGTTTGCTAACCGGCGACAGCGGGGCCGATGCCAGCGGGTTATACCGGGATGCCAGCCTGCTGGGCCACTTCTACGCGGCCCCTTACGCCGTTCACGAGCCCGACCTGGTTTTTGTGCTCACCGACCTCGAGGGGGTGTGCGGCTACGTGCTGGGCTGCTGCGACTCCCTCGAGTTCGCGGCCTGGATGGAGAGCGTGTGGCTACCGCCCCTGCGACAGAAGTACCCCCTGCCGCTCGAGGCCGATACCTCCAGGGATGCCGCCATGATCCGCCTGATTCACAAAGGCTATGTGCCCTCGAGCCTGGCCGATACCTACCCGGCCCACCTGCACATCGACCTGCTGCCCAGGGCCCAGGGGCAGGGGCAGGGCCGCAAGCTGATGGAGGTGTTTCTGGAGCGCCTGCGCCGGCTGGGGGTGCCGGGCGTGCACCTGGGGGTGGGCCGGCGCAACCTGGGCGCGGTGGCCTTCTACGAGCGGATGGGGTTTACGCGCCTGCAGACCTTTTCCTGGGGCTACGAGTACGGCTTGAAGCTTTAG
- a CDS encoding primosomal protein N', protein MWVLKVALPLPLEPMTYLPPHADPRAEVLGYRVVVPWRGELRVGVVVGREEAPQKAFALREALAYLDAQPWLNPAALEFLLSAARDSFCAVGVLLNDLLPFLEPPLTHRVRLVPGADPAVLPGGLEALAAGWQEAQGLDPKLLDFLREAGVLQEEVAERRTPAQALVVLREPAEGLSEKAKAAWYALRDLRQVESMAALARAAGVGVGVVKGLLEKGYIGFVEVTPALEAVAARALEPLELPLSPVRLQGGRLLERLRALAGLVQKGPALLLFPEVSLLKKCQPFFPEAAVLHGEMKAEERRLVWGRLIQGAARWVLATYQGLLLPLDWERIVVVEEAAEAYKLPGGSRAFVPRLARLRAQGLGVPIHYCSSVNSLEVWDEPSYLLPPPHPRLHLLDLHQERGWPLTGAAIALLQQVQEKKRQAIVLSARRGYSAVLRCKQCDWKAMCPNCALPLRYHKSGRLGLLQCHQCGHEEKAPELCPSCQSDVFDPRGPGVEWLVEALGRYLPSLPRYRYTAEAKDDLRPLLAGEPGVLVGTTAILRGPVLPELALVLLPYADGFVLETDFRAVERYHRLLWQLTDLHPQRRPLLVLQTFEPGHAAHRALQAASPQGFMEVELALRRTLGYPPASRMVKLEVAHPKEPVARDAIFRLAQLLQASAEPGELLGPAPAPVARLRGQYVFHLLLKSSEERVRALMANLPPVRGARLRIDPDPQSFVGLLED, encoded by the coding sequence ATGTGGGTCTTGAAGGTTGCCCTGCCCTTGCCGCTCGAGCCGATGACCTACCTGCCCCCGCACGCCGACCCTCGAGCGGAGGTGCTGGGCTACCGGGTGGTGGTGCCCTGGCGCGGCGAGCTGCGGGTGGGCGTGGTGGTTGGGCGCGAAGAAGCTCCCCAGAAAGCCTTTGCGCTGCGGGAGGCCCTGGCCTACCTCGACGCGCAGCCCTGGCTGAACCCTGCAGCCCTCGAGTTTCTATTGTCCGCCGCCCGCGACAGCTTTTGTGCGGTGGGCGTTTTGCTCAACGACCTGCTGCCCTTCCTCGAGCCCCCCCTTACCCACCGGGTGCGGCTTGTGCCCGGGGCCGACCCGGCGGTGCTACCCGGAGGCCTGGAAGCCCTGGCCGCAGGCTGGCAGGAGGCCCAGGGCCTCGATCCCAAGCTGCTGGATTTTTTGCGTGAGGCCGGGGTTTTGCAGGAGGAGGTGGCTGAGCGGCGCACCCCGGCCCAGGCCCTGGTGGTGTTGCGCGAACCCGCGGAGGGCCTGAGCGAGAAGGCTAAAGCGGCCTGGTATGCCCTGCGCGACCTGCGCCAGGTGGAGAGCATGGCCGCGCTGGCTCGAGCCGCCGGGGTGGGGGTGGGGGTGGTGAAGGGCCTGCTCGAGAAGGGCTATATCGGGTTTGTGGAGGTAACGCCGGCCCTCGAGGCCGTTGCGGCGCGCGCGCTCGAGCCCCTGGAACTGCCCCTGTCGCCGGTGCGGCTGCAGGGGGGGCGGCTGTTGGAGCGGCTGCGGGCCCTGGCGGGCCTGGTGCAAAAGGGCCCGGCCCTGCTGCTCTTTCCCGAGGTCTCGCTGCTCAAAAAATGCCAGCCCTTCTTCCCCGAGGCCGCCGTTTTACACGGCGAGATGAAAGCCGAGGAGCGCCGCTTGGTGTGGGGAAGGCTTATTCAGGGGGCGGCCAGGTGGGTGCTGGCGACCTATCAGGGGCTCTTGCTTCCGCTCGACTGGGAACGCATCGTGGTGGTGGAGGAGGCCGCCGAGGCCTACAAGCTTCCGGGGGGCTCGAGGGCCTTCGTGCCCCGGCTGGCCCGGCTGCGGGCCCAGGGGCTGGGGGTGCCCATCCACTACTGCTCGAGCGTCAACAGCCTGGAGGTCTGGGACGAACCATCCTACCTGCTGCCCCCGCCCCACCCGCGGCTGCACCTGCTGGATCTGCACCAGGAGCGGGGCTGGCCCCTGACCGGAGCCGCCATCGCCCTGTTGCAGCAGGTGCAGGAGAAAAAGCGCCAGGCCATTGTGCTCTCGGCCCGGCGGGGCTATAGCGCAGTGCTGCGCTGCAAGCAGTGCGACTGGAAGGCTATGTGCCCCAACTGCGCCCTGCCCCTGCGCTACCACAAGAGCGGGCGGCTGGGCCTCTTGCAATGCCACCAGTGCGGCCACGAGGAGAAAGCGCCCGAGCTATGCCCTAGCTGCCAGTCCGACGTTTTCGACCCCAGGGGGCCGGGGGTGGAGTGGCTTGTGGAGGCCCTGGGGCGGTACCTTCCCAGCCTGCCCCGCTACCGCTACACCGCCGAGGCCAAAGACGACCTGCGCCCCTTGCTGGCTGGCGAGCCGGGGGTGCTGGTGGGCACCACCGCCATTCTGCGGGGGCCGGTGCTGCCCGAGCTGGCGCTGGTGCTGCTGCCCTATGCCGATGGGTTTGTCCTCGAGACCGACTTTCGGGCGGTTGAGCGCTACCACCGGCTTTTGTGGCAGCTCACCGACCTGCACCCCCAGCGCCGCCCGCTGCTGGTGTTGCAGACCTTTGAGCCGGGGCACGCCGCCCACCGGGCGCTCCAGGCCGCCAGCCCCCAGGGCTTTATGGAGGTTGAGTTGGCCCTGCGCCGCACCCTGGGTTACCCCCCGGCCAGCCGGATGGTGAAGCTCGAGGTGGCCCACCCCAAGGAGCCGGTGGCCCGCGATGCCATCTTTCGCTTAGCCCAGCTTCTCCAGGCCAGCGCCGAGCCAGGCGAGCTGCTGGGCCCGGCCCCGGCCCCTGTGGCCCGTCTGCGGGGCCAGTACGTGTTTCACCTGCTGCTCAAAAGCTCCGAAGAGCGAGTCCGGGCCCTGATGGCGAACCTGCCCCCGGTGCGCGGCGCGCGGCTCAGGATAGACCCCGATCCGCAAAGCTTTGTGGGACTGCTGGAGGACTGA